In a single window of the Prochlorococcus marinus str. AS9601 genome:
- the trpC gene encoding indole-3-glycerol phosphate synthase TrpC: MEIRRRPPNPTVRVENLEYAVPHREAQAKNILEEIVWHKDIEIKNFKKIVSLEDLIKKIENLPTPKDFYKNILESKIKPGVIAEIKKASPSKGVIRKDFNPENIAICYEGLGASCISVLTDKKFFQGSYEILETVRKSTNLPLLCKDFIISAYQIYKARVSGADAILLIAAILSDDDLIYLKKIADNLKMSVLVEVHNSYELERILKLKSFNLIGINNRDLKTFKTDLKTSKELMNTYADIFLKQNIIPISESGINCAEDLESLRSIGIMGVLIGETFMRETDIEQSFKKLFNSI; encoded by the coding sequence ATGGAGATAAGACGCAGGCCACCAAATCCAACAGTGAGGGTAGAAAACTTAGAATATGCTGTACCTCATAGAGAAGCACAAGCAAAAAACATTCTGGAAGAAATTGTATGGCACAAGGATATTGAAATTAAGAATTTTAAAAAAATAGTCTCTTTAGAAGATCTCATCAAAAAAATTGAAAATCTTCCTACTCCCAAAGATTTTTATAAAAATATCTTGGAGTCAAAAATAAAACCAGGAGTTATTGCTGAAATAAAAAAAGCTAGTCCGAGTAAAGGAGTTATTAGAAAAGATTTTAACCCTGAAAACATAGCAATTTGTTATGAAGGATTAGGTGCATCATGTATCTCAGTACTTACCGATAAAAAGTTTTTTCAAGGTAGTTATGAAATACTCGAAACTGTAAGGAAATCTACTAATCTCCCTCTACTCTGCAAAGATTTTATTATTTCTGCTTATCAGATTTATAAAGCAAGGGTATCTGGTGCTGATGCAATATTATTAATCGCTGCGATTTTAAGTGATGATGATTTAATTTATTTAAAGAAAATAGCTGATAATTTAAAGATGAGTGTTCTTGTTGAAGTCCATAACTCTTATGAATTAGAAAGGATTCTAAAGTTAAAATCTTTTAATTTGATTGGAATAAATAATAGGGACTTAAAGACTTTTAAAACGGATTTAAAAACATCAAAAGAATTGATGAATACATATGCAGATATATTTTTAAAACAAAATATTATTCCCATAAGTGAATCTGGAATTAATTGTGCCGAAGATTTAGAATCGCTTAGATCTATTGGAATCATGGGAGTATTAATTGGTGAAACTTTTATGAGAGAAACTGATATTGAACAATCGTTCAAGAAATTATTTAACTCAATTTAA
- the sodN gene encoding superoxide dismutase, Ni produces MLSKFINSFLDKKSPMTVHAHCDGPCGVYDPASTRVAAEAVLSMTKKLIALEAPSSTDSAEWAAYSNTFSRYVAVKEEQAKETKKDILILWTDYFKPVHLETYPDLHETIWKAAKLCSACKVNIDLAQAEELMSYVEKIHNIFWASKGRSDAFVKAS; encoded by the coding sequence ATGTTAAGTAAATTCATCAATTCTTTTCTAGATAAAAAATCCCCAATGACAGTCCATGCTCACTGCGATGGTCCTTGTGGAGTTTACGATCCAGCATCTACGAGAGTTGCAGCTGAAGCAGTTTTATCAATGACAAAAAAACTTATTGCATTAGAAGCTCCTTCTAGCACTGATTCAGCAGAGTGGGCTGCATACAGTAATACATTTTCTAGATATGTTGCAGTTAAAGAAGAGCAAGCAAAAGAAACAAAGAAAGATATTTTAATTTTGTGGACAGATTACTTTAAACCAGTTCACTTAGAAACTTATCCAGACTTACATGAAACCATTTGGAAGGCGGCCAAATTATGCAGTGCATGCAAAGTTAATATTGACTTAGCCCAAGCTGAAGAACTAATGAGTTATGTAGAAAAAATTCATAATATCTTCTGGGCTTCAAAAGGAAGATCAGACGCTTTTGTAAAAGCTAGTTAA
- the lpdA gene encoding dihydrolipoyl dehydrogenase, translated as MTDSSFDFDLIVIGAGYGGFDAAKHAAGKGLKVAIVESSDMGGTCVNKGCVPSKALLAASGKVREIADYEHLAKFGIHASPVRFERSKIADHANNLVLNVRENLTKTLKRSGVEIILGIGRIEGNQKVGVRDKNGIDKIFTCKNIVIATGSSPFVPRGITLDNRTVFTSDDAVKLEWLPRWIAIIGSGYIGLEFADVYTALGCEVTMIEALENIMPTFDPDITKIAKKNLIQARDIDTKSNVFATKITPGCPVKIELTDAKSKEVVETLEVDAVLVATGRSPNSNNLNLESVGIETVKGFIPVDDQMRVKNGDEIIPNIWAVGDVTGKLMLAHTAAAQGTIAVDNICGGNVEINYKSIPAATFTHPEISSVGLSEVEAKEISTKENFTLGVVKSFFKANSKALAELESDGLLKLIFNKDNGKVLGAHIFGLHAADLIQEISNAISRNQDVLELSKEVHTHPTLSEVVEVAYKQAASQIK; from the coding sequence GTGACTGATTCAAGTTTTGATTTTGATTTAATTGTAATAGGAGCAGGATATGGAGGTTTTGATGCCGCTAAACATGCTGCTGGTAAGGGGCTGAAAGTCGCAATAGTAGAATCTTCTGATATGGGAGGCACTTGTGTTAACAAGGGTTGTGTTCCCTCTAAAGCTCTTTTGGCTGCAAGTGGAAAAGTTAGAGAAATAGCTGATTATGAACATTTAGCTAAATTTGGTATACATGCTTCACCAGTAAGGTTCGAGAGATCAAAAATTGCAGATCATGCAAATAATTTAGTTTTAAATGTTAGAGAAAATTTAACAAAAACTCTTAAAAGGAGTGGAGTTGAAATTATTTTGGGCATTGGAAGAATTGAAGGAAATCAAAAAGTAGGTGTAAGAGATAAAAACGGAATTGATAAAATTTTTACATGTAAGAATATTGTTATAGCAACAGGCTCTTCTCCTTTTGTGCCCCGTGGAATAACTTTGGATAATAGGACCGTATTTACTAGCGATGATGCGGTTAAACTTGAGTGGCTTCCAAGATGGATAGCAATTATTGGAAGTGGATATATAGGTCTAGAATTTGCTGATGTTTATACCGCGCTTGGTTGTGAAGTTACCATGATTGAGGCTTTGGAGAATATTATGCCAACATTTGATCCAGACATCACTAAAATTGCCAAGAAGAACCTTATTCAAGCAAGAGATATAGACACAAAATCAAATGTCTTTGCGACAAAAATAACACCTGGATGCCCTGTAAAAATAGAACTGACTGATGCAAAATCTAAGGAAGTTGTAGAAACTTTAGAAGTTGACGCTGTACTAGTAGCAACTGGCAGAAGTCCTAATAGTAATAACTTAAATCTTGAGTCGGTTGGTATCGAAACAGTAAAAGGTTTTATTCCTGTAGATGATCAAATGAGAGTTAAGAATGGTGATGAAATAATACCTAACATTTGGGCTGTTGGAGATGTAACAGGCAAATTAATGCTAGCCCATACAGCTGCAGCGCAGGGTACTATTGCTGTTGATAATATTTGCGGTGGTAATGTCGAAATTAACTATAAAAGTATCCCCGCAGCAACCTTTACTCACCCAGAGATAAGTTCAGTTGGTCTCTCTGAAGTTGAAGCTAAAGAGATATCTACAAAAGAAAATTTTACTTTGGGAGTTGTCAAAAGTTTCTTTAAGGCTAATTCAAAAGCATTGGCTGAATTAGAGAGTGATGGATTGCTAAAGTTGATTTTCAACAAAGATAATGGGAAAGTATTAGGGGCTCATATTTTTGGGTTACATGCAGCTGATTTAATTCAAGAAATTTCGAACGCTATTTCAAGGAACCAAGATGTACTTGAACTATCTAAAGAAGTTCATACTCATCCTACTCTTAGTGAAGTAGTGGAGGTCGCATATAAACAGGCGGCTTCTCAAATAAAATAA
- the sodX gene encoding nickel-type superoxide dismutase maturation protease translates to MFKSFFDFILFFLGLRRTAIISGESMFPCLKEGDIVFFKKYKKNKSILKNRQIVIFNHPIKNKKLIKRINSVNKNNVEVIGDNIEFSEDSNKFGLINNEKIIGIVTSKMIIPKLKNFLIQKNRSASLNPK, encoded by the coding sequence ATTTTCAAAAGTTTTTTTGATTTTATTTTATTTTTTTTAGGTTTAAGAAGAACCGCGATTATTAGTGGTGAATCTATGTTTCCTTGCCTAAAAGAAGGCGACATTGTATTTTTTAAAAAATATAAAAAGAATAAATCAATACTTAAAAATCGACAAATAGTTATTTTTAATCATCCAATTAAAAATAAAAAACTAATAAAAAGGATAAATTCAGTAAATAAAAATAACGTTGAGGTTATTGGCGACAATATTGAATTTAGCGAAGATAGTAATAAATTTGGATTAATCAATAACGAAAAAATAATTGGGATTGTTACCTCTAAAATGATTATTCCTAAATTAAAAAATTTTTTAATTCAAAAAAACAGAAGCGCTTCTTTGAATCCAAAATAA